A section of the Solitalea canadensis DSM 3403 genome encodes:
- a CDS encoding cupin domain-containing protein: MVIKELLEKLETSPIPVAGALHAGENFRVLVLAFKKGMILKEHKAHTPGKLTVVNGRVVYTEGEKKIPLSVYEHTDIPLGIPHTVEALEDSVCFLTQG; this comes from the coding sequence ATGGTTATCAAAGAATTGCTTGAAAAGCTCGAAACCTCCCCTATTCCTGTTGCAGGTGCCTTACATGCAGGAGAAAATTTTAGGGTATTAGTTCTTGCCTTCAAAAAAGGAATGATTCTGAAAGAGCATAAAGCGCATACTCCCGGCAAACTCACAGTTGTAAACGGTCGGGTGGTTTATACAGAAGGTGAAAAGAAAATACCGCTCTCGGTTTATGAGCACACAGATATTCCACTGGGAATTCCACATACAGTTGAAGCACTGGAAGATTCTGTTTGTTTTTTAACACAAGGGTGA